In Archangium violaceum, the following are encoded in one genomic region:
- the clpB gene encoding ATP-dependent chaperone ClpB, protein MRLDKYTVKAQEAIQEGQSLARRADHPNYEPEHLATALLGQKDGIVEPLLRKVGVDVKLFASRLGEALQKLPRMQGGEGAMLGQRLMKTFDKAEDEAKSLKDDFISSEHLLLALTQDKGAVGEVMKSSGVTRDRVLSSLKEVRGSGRVTSQDAESTYQALEKYGRDLTEAARAGKLDPVIGRDEEIRRCIQVLSRRTKNNPVLIGEPGVGKTAIVEGLARRIIDGDVPEGLKNKRLVTLDLGAMVAGAKYRGEFEERLKAVLKEVADAAGEIILFIDELHTLVGAGKAEGAMDAGNMLKPALARGELHCIGATTLDEYRKHIEKDAALERRFQPVMVGEPTVHDTISILRGLKERYEVHHHVRIQDSALVAAANLSNRYISDRFLPDKAIDLVDEACSRLRIEIDSMPTEIDDVRRKITQLEIEREGLRKETDPHSKERLAQIEKELANLNEKFNSLKAHWDQEKKAIGEIGALKEKLEKAKNDQATAERQGDFNKAAEVKYGVIPGLEKEITQQNAKLAELQKSHKFLKEEVDAEDIAAVVGKWTGIPVSKLMEGEVQKLVNMEDRLAKRVIGQRSAIEAVSNAVRRARSGLQDPNRPIGSFIFLGPTGVGKTETAKALAEFLFDDDSAMVRIDMSEYMEKHSVARLVGAPPGYVGYEEGGQLTEAVRRRPYTVVLFDEIEKAHPDVFNMLLQILDEGRLTDSQGRTVDFKNTVLIMTSNVGSQALQEGMAGKEELDEATRNDVMGILRQHFRPEFLNRVDEIIIFEPLRKKDIQSIVDIQVARMQKLLADKRLTLELTEAAEAFLAERGYDPTYGARPLKRAIQKYLMDPLALKVLGGEYAPGDHIMVDAGKDALKFGKGQAKAA, encoded by the coding sequence ATGCGACTCGACAAGTACACGGTGAAGGCCCAGGAAGCCATCCAGGAAGGGCAGTCGTTGGCCCGGCGTGCCGATCATCCGAATTATGAGCCGGAGCACCTCGCGACGGCGCTGCTCGGACAGAAGGACGGCATCGTCGAGCCGCTGCTGCGCAAGGTGGGGGTGGATGTGAAGCTGTTCGCCAGCCGGTTGGGCGAGGCGCTCCAGAAGCTGCCGCGGATGCAGGGCGGCGAGGGCGCGATGCTCGGCCAGCGGCTGATGAAGACCTTCGACAAGGCCGAGGACGAGGCCAAGTCGCTCAAGGACGACTTCATCTCCAGCGAGCACCTGCTGCTGGCCCTCACGCAGGACAAGGGGGCGGTGGGCGAGGTGATGAAGTCCTCGGGCGTGACGCGCGACCGCGTGCTGAGCAGCCTCAAGGAGGTGCGCGGCTCGGGGCGGGTGACGAGCCAGGACGCCGAGTCCACCTACCAGGCGCTGGAGAAGTACGGGCGCGATCTGACGGAGGCGGCGCGGGCCGGGAAGTTGGATCCGGTGATCGGCCGGGACGAGGAGATCCGCCGCTGTATCCAGGTGCTCAGCCGGCGCACGAAGAACAACCCGGTGCTCATCGGTGAGCCGGGCGTGGGCAAGACGGCGATCGTCGAGGGCCTGGCGCGGCGGATCATCGACGGGGACGTGCCCGAGGGACTGAAGAACAAGCGCCTGGTGACGTTGGACCTGGGCGCGATGGTGGCGGGCGCCAAGTACCGCGGCGAGTTCGAGGAGCGCCTCAAGGCGGTCCTCAAGGAGGTGGCGGACGCGGCGGGGGAGATCATCCTCTTCATCGACGAGCTGCACACGCTGGTGGGCGCGGGCAAGGCCGAGGGCGCGATGGACGCGGGCAACATGCTCAAGCCGGCGCTGGCGCGCGGTGAGCTGCACTGCATCGGCGCGACGACGCTGGACGAGTACCGCAAGCACATCGAGAAGGACGCGGCGCTGGAGCGGCGCTTCCAGCCGGTGATGGTGGGCGAGCCCACGGTGCACGACACCATCAGCATCCTGCGTGGCCTCAAGGAGCGCTACGAGGTGCACCACCACGTGCGCATCCAGGACTCGGCGCTGGTGGCGGCGGCCAACCTGTCCAACCGCTACATCTCCGACCGCTTCCTGCCGGACAAGGCGATCGACCTGGTCGACGAGGCGTGCAGCCGCCTGCGCATCGAGATCGACTCGATGCCCACGGAGATCGACGACGTGCGGCGGAAGATCACCCAGCTGGAGATCGAGCGCGAGGGCCTGCGCAAGGAGACGGATCCGCACTCGAAGGAGCGGCTGGCGCAGATCGAGAAGGAGCTGGCCAACCTCAACGAGAAGTTCAACTCGCTCAAGGCTCACTGGGACCAGGAGAAGAAGGCCATCGGTGAGATTGGCGCGCTGAAGGAGAAGCTCGAGAAGGCGAAGAACGATCAGGCGACGGCGGAGCGGCAGGGCGACTTCAACAAGGCCGCGGAGGTCAAGTACGGCGTCATCCCCGGCCTGGAGAAGGAGATCACCCAGCAGAACGCGAAGCTGGCCGAGCTGCAGAAGAGCCACAAGTTCCTCAAGGAGGAAGTGGACGCGGAGGACATCGCGGCGGTGGTGGGCAAGTGGACGGGCATCCCCGTCTCCAAGCTGATGGAGGGCGAGGTCCAGAAGCTGGTGAACATGGAGGACCGGCTGGCCAAGCGGGTCATCGGACAGCGCAGCGCCATCGAGGCGGTGAGCAACGCGGTGCGCCGGGCGCGCTCCGGGTTGCAGGATCCGAACCGGCCCATCGGCTCGTTCATCTTCCTGGGCCCCACGGGCGTGGGAAAGACGGAGACGGCCAAGGCGTTGGCGGAGTTCCTCTTCGACGACGACAGCGCGATGGTGCGCATCGACATGTCCGAGTACATGGAGAAGCACTCCGTGGCGCGGCTGGTGGGTGCGCCTCCGGGCTACGTCGGCTACGAGGAGGGAGGCCAGCTGACGGAGGCGGTGCGGCGCCGGCCGTACACGGTGGTCCTGTTCGATGAGATCGAGAAGGCGCACCCGGACGTCTTCAACATGCTGCTGCAGATCCTGGACGAGGGCCGGCTGACGGACAGCCAGGGGAGGACCGTGGACTTCAAGAACACAGTGCTCATCATGACGAGCAACGTGGGCTCGCAGGCGCTGCAGGAGGGGATGGCGGGCAAGGAGGAGCTGGACGAGGCGACGCGCAACGACGTGATGGGGATTCTGCGGCAGCACTTCCGGCCGGAGTTCCTCAACCGGGTGGACGAGATCATCATCTTCGAGCCGCTGCGGAAGAAGGACATCCAGAGCATCGTGGACATCCAGGTGGCGAGGATGCAGAAGCTGCTGGCGGACAAGCGGCTGACGCTGGAGCTGACGGAGGCGGCGGAGGCGTTCCTGGCGGAGCGTGGCTACGACCCGACGTACGGGGCGAGGCCGTTGAAGCGTGCCATCCAGAAGTACCTGATGGATCCGCTGGCGCTGAAGGTGCTGGGAGGCGAGTACGCACCCGGGGACCACATCATGGTGGACGCGGGCAAGGACGCGCTGAAGTTCGGCAAGGGCCAGGCGAAGGCCGCGTAA
- a CDS encoding DUF1844 domain-containing protein has translation MSEEKRGETFVMKGEARSTASEAPITFSTFLIGLASSALIHLGEAPNPETGKAERDLVLARQSLDLLGMLHDKTRGNLTPEEKQLFDNLLADLRIRFVEANKR, from the coding sequence ATGAGCGAGGAGAAGCGCGGAGAGACGTTCGTGATGAAGGGCGAGGCGCGATCCACCGCGTCCGAGGCCCCCATTACCTTCAGCACCTTCCTCATCGGCCTGGCCTCCAGCGCCCTCATCCATCTGGGGGAGGCGCCCAATCCGGAGACGGGCAAGGCCGAGCGGGACCTGGTGCTCGCTCGCCAGAGCCTGGACTTGCTGGGGATGCTGCACGACAAGACGCGCGGCAACCTCACGCCCGAGGAGAAGCAGCTCTTCGACAACCTCCTGGCCGATCTGCGCATCCGCTTCGTGGAGGCGAACAAGCGTTGA
- a CDS encoding gamma-glutamyl-gamma-aminobutyrate hydrolase family protein has translation MTHKPHGQAPRRPNIGITPDYSANRPDSPFPYYELKVPYADAVLRAGGLPFVLPYSDDLACVDAYLDRISGLVVTGGAFDIPPEAYGETAREGMGPLKVSRTAFETALMRGALKRNMPVLGICGGMQLLNVVLGGTLHQDIGREVQGAHEHEQKHDRTQPQHPVDVREGTLLAEAVGRGQLMVNSTHHQAARRTGERVVVSAVSPDGVVEAIECAQYAFALGVQWHPELMLNTVPAHVGVYRALIQKAREHRR, from the coding sequence ATGACGCACAAACCTCATGGCCAGGCCCCCCGCCGGCCGAACATCGGCATCACCCCCGACTACAGCGCCAATCGGCCCGACTCGCCCTTCCCGTACTACGAGCTGAAGGTGCCCTACGCCGACGCCGTGCTGCGCGCCGGGGGTCTGCCCTTCGTGCTGCCTTACTCGGACGACCTGGCGTGCGTGGACGCGTACCTGGATCGCATCTCCGGGCTCGTCGTCACCGGCGGCGCCTTCGACATCCCTCCCGAGGCCTATGGCGAGACGGCCCGTGAGGGCATGGGGCCACTGAAGGTCTCGCGAACGGCCTTCGAGACGGCCCTGATGCGCGGGGCCCTCAAGCGCAACATGCCCGTCCTGGGCATCTGCGGGGGCATGCAGCTGCTCAACGTGGTGCTGGGTGGAACGCTGCACCAGGACATCGGCCGGGAGGTTCAAGGCGCGCACGAGCACGAGCAGAAGCATGACCGGACGCAGCCTCAGCACCCGGTGGACGTGCGCGAAGGAACCTTGCTGGCCGAGGCCGTGGGCCGGGGTCAGTTGATGGTGAACTCGACGCACCACCAGGCCGCCCGGCGCACCGGGGAGCGGGTGGTGGTGAGCGCCGTGTCGCCGGATGGGGTGGTGGAGGCGATCGAGTGCGCCCAGTACGCCTTCGCCCTGGGCGTGCAGTGGCACCCGGAGCTGATGCTCAACACGGTGCCCGCCCACGTGGGTGTCTACCGGGCCCTCATCCAGAAGGCGCGCGAGCACCGGCGGTGA
- the thiD gene encoding bifunctional hydroxymethylpyrimidine kinase/phosphomethylpyrimidine kinase — protein MSGPPRILLCAGHEPTGRAGLLADLSAVRALGGAPVAVPSAQTAQGRGTFLYRPTPALVLRAQVTAALELGPLHAVKLGQVPGPALLGALRESLLGVDAWWVVDPVVRTSRGEVLSKLTPRHYLALAGPKVVLTPNLDEAAWLLGGGEVRTVAEALEAGRALIAHGFGAVLVKGGHRATGAVDVLCLPRRDVVLEGVRLARPPERRGSGCRLASALAVELGRGRGPLSAARRAKSYVTRYLRTGRD, from the coding sequence GTGAGCGGGCCTCCGCGCATCCTGCTCTGCGCCGGCCATGAGCCCACCGGCCGCGCGGGGTTGCTGGCGGATCTGTCCGCGGTTCGGGCGCTGGGCGGTGCTCCGGTGGCCGTCCCCTCGGCGCAGACGGCGCAGGGTAGGGGGACGTTCCTGTACCGGCCCACTCCGGCCCTCGTGCTGCGGGCCCAGGTGACCGCGGCCCTCGAGCTGGGACCGTTGCATGCCGTGAAGCTGGGGCAGGTGCCTGGACCCGCGTTGTTGGGGGCGCTTCGCGAGTCGCTCCTCGGCGTGGACGCGTGGTGGGTCGTGGACCCCGTCGTGCGGACGTCGAGAGGTGAGGTGCTCTCGAAGCTGACGCCTCGGCACTATCTGGCACTCGCGGGGCCGAAGGTGGTTTTGACTCCGAACCTCGACGAGGCCGCGTGGCTGCTCGGCGGGGGCGAGGTCCGCACCGTGGCCGAGGCCCTCGAGGCGGGCAGGGCCCTGATCGCGCACGGTTTTGGCGCGGTGTTGGTCAAGGGCGGGCATCGGGCCACGGGCGCGGTGGATGTGCTGTGTCTGCCTCGCCGGGACGTGGTGCTGGAAGGGGTGCGGCTCGCGCGCCCTCCAGAGCGCCGGGGCTCGGGGTGCCGGCTGGCCTCGGCCCTCGCCGTGGAACTGGGGCGGGGGAGGGGGCCTTTGAGTGCGGCTCGACGTGCCAAGTCCTATGTGACTCGGTATCTGCGGACCGGTCGGGACTGA
- the dnaB gene encoding replicative DNA helicase produces MDNILDIRTGGRRSHEDLAAERAVLGAVLADNTIIASVAEVVSTDDFASPAHAQIFAAMIKLDGSSRQVDHLTLAEELKVLGQLAAVGGPAYLMSLDQVVPVPGNVIQYAKIVKDQAIRRRLAGVGREIQDLASQETGELEVLLDEAERKVFLLAEKKREGDLRPVSDLMEHTLDLLDKMKAASTGITGLSTGYVDLDNQLTGLHAGELIILAARPGCGKTSFAMNMATHAALADDARAVAIFSLEMPSDQLLMRLLASCARVDMKKLRGGRLTAHDEEKFQEMAGKLYNAPIYIDDSGGLSPFDLRAKARRLKQRDPRLSLIIIDYLQLMHQKGRVESRQLEVAEISRALKQLAKELEVPIIALSQLSRKVEERKGGKPMLSDLRESGSIEQDADVVMFIHREDQTDAEGGGGEQRTSSAIPVQLIVAKQRNGPIGEIDLIFLAEYTRFESRARVE; encoded by the coding sequence ATGGACAACATCCTCGACATTCGGACAGGAGGGCGGCGGTCCCACGAGGATCTCGCCGCCGAGCGCGCGGTGCTGGGAGCCGTGCTCGCGGACAACACGATCATCGCCAGCGTGGCGGAGGTGGTGAGCACGGACGACTTCGCCAGTCCGGCGCACGCGCAGATCTTCGCGGCGATGATCAAGCTGGACGGCTCGTCGCGGCAGGTGGATCACCTGACGTTGGCCGAGGAGTTGAAGGTACTGGGGCAGCTGGCGGCGGTGGGCGGCCCGGCGTACCTGATGAGCCTGGACCAGGTGGTGCCGGTCCCGGGCAACGTCATCCAGTACGCGAAGATCGTGAAGGACCAGGCGATCCGGCGGCGGCTGGCGGGAGTGGGGAGGGAGATCCAAGATCTCGCGAGCCAGGAGACGGGCGAGCTGGAGGTGCTGCTGGACGAGGCGGAGCGCAAGGTCTTCCTCCTGGCGGAGAAGAAGCGCGAGGGAGACCTGAGGCCCGTCAGCGACCTGATGGAGCACACGCTGGACCTTCTCGACAAGATGAAGGCGGCGTCGACGGGAATCACGGGCCTGTCCACGGGCTACGTGGACCTGGACAACCAGCTCACGGGCCTGCATGCGGGCGAGCTGATCATCCTCGCGGCGCGTCCTGGCTGCGGAAAGACGTCCTTCGCCATGAACATGGCGACGCACGCGGCGCTGGCGGATGACGCCAGGGCGGTGGCCATCTTCAGCCTGGAAATGCCCTCGGACCAGCTGTTGATGCGTCTGCTGGCGTCGTGCGCGCGCGTGGACATGAAGAAGCTGCGTGGTGGGCGGCTCACGGCGCATGACGAGGAGAAGTTCCAGGAGATGGCGGGCAAGCTCTACAACGCGCCCATCTACATCGACGACTCGGGTGGCCTGTCCCCGTTCGATCTGCGCGCCAAGGCGCGGCGGCTCAAGCAGAGGGATCCACGGCTGTCGCTGATCATCATCGACTACCTCCAGCTGATGCATCAGAAGGGCCGGGTGGAGAGCCGTCAGCTGGAGGTGGCGGAGATTTCCCGTGCGCTCAAGCAGCTGGCGAAGGAGCTGGAGGTGCCGATCATCGCGCTCTCGCAGCTGAGCCGTAAGGTGGAGGAGCGCAAGGGAGGCAAGCCGATGCTCTCGGACCTGCGCGAGTCGGGTTCGATCGAGCAGGACGCGGACGTGGTGATGTTCATCCACCGTGAGGACCAGACGGACGCGGAGGGGGGCGGAGGAGAGCAGCGAACGAGCTCGGCGATTCCGGTGCAGCTCATCGTGGCCAAGCAACGTAACGGCCCGATCGGAGAGATCGATCTGATCTTCCTCGCGGAGTACACGCGATTCGAGAGCCGGGCCCGAGTCGAATAG
- the rplI gene encoding 50S ribosomal protein L9 produces MKVILREDVTNLGKSGELVTVKDGFGRNYLLPRKLAVLATEQNVRQLEHERAVISARNAKLKGAAEEQAKKIGAVKATIRRKVGEQDKLYGSVTALDIAEALAAQGQTVDRRHIHLPEPIKATGQYEVELRLHRDVVAKIKVEVAPEA; encoded by the coding sequence ATGAAGGTCATTCTTCGTGAGGACGTCACGAACCTGGGCAAGTCCGGTGAGCTCGTGACGGTGAAGGACGGCTTCGGCCGCAACTACCTGCTGCCGCGCAAGCTGGCGGTGCTGGCCACCGAGCAGAACGTGCGTCAGCTCGAGCACGAGCGGGCGGTCATCTCGGCGCGCAACGCGAAGCTGAAGGGCGCGGCCGAGGAGCAGGCCAAGAAGATCGGCGCGGTGAAGGCCACCATCCGCCGCAAGGTGGGTGAGCAGGACAAGCTGTACGGTTCCGTCACGGCGCTGGACATCGCCGAGGCGCTGGCCGCGCAGGGTCAGACGGTGGATCGCCGTCACATCCACCTGCCCGAGCCCATCAAGGCGACGGGTCAGTACGAGGTGGAGCTGCGGCTGCACCGCGACGTGGTGGCGAAGATCAAGGTCGAGGTCGCGCCGGAGGCCTGA
- the rpsR gene encoding 30S ribosomal protein S18 has product MIGNDRNAPRGGDRDRDRDRGDRDGGGRGGAGGDDEKRGGRGFGRKKVCRFCAEKNAKVDFKDQSTLKYFVTERGKIIPRRISGNCAKHQREIATAIKRARGLAMLPYNAMVG; this is encoded by the coding sequence ATGATCGGTAATGACAGGAACGCTCCCCGCGGCGGCGACAGGGACAGGGACAGGGACAGGGGCGACCGGGACGGTGGCGGTCGCGGCGGCGCCGGTGGTGATGACGAGAAGCGTGGTGGACGCGGCTTCGGCCGCAAGAAGGTCTGCCGCTTCTGCGCGGAGAAGAACGCGAAGGTGGACTTCAAGGATCAGTCGACCCTGAAGTACTTCGTGACCGAGCGCGGCAAGATCATCCCCCGCCGCATCTCCGGCAACTGCGCCAAGCACCAGCGCGAGATCGCCACGGCCATCAAGCGCGCCCGCGGTCTGGCGATGCTTCCCTACAACGCGATGGTCGGCTGA
- the rpsF gene encoding 30S ribosomal protein S6: MAETQAAKRLREYETIFLVKPDLTDDNVDKLKERVRGIVGREGGKVLRFTVWGKKKTLYPIAKQPRAIYVHASYLGHTKLVAEVERNLRNFDEVTRFLSVKLADEVDPETRPVLEDVKLAGDVEETRPGAAPVERVAAEDIPESADEEATEEA; the protein is encoded by the coding sequence ATGGCTGAGACGCAGGCCGCCAAGCGGCTTCGTGAGTACGAGACCATCTTCCTGGTCAAGCCGGACCTCACCGACGACAACGTGGACAAGCTCAAGGAGCGCGTTCGCGGCATCGTGGGCCGTGAGGGTGGCAAGGTCCTCCGCTTCACGGTGTGGGGCAAGAAGAAGACGCTGTACCCCATCGCCAAGCAGCCGCGCGCCATCTACGTGCACGCCAGCTACCTGGGTCACACCAAGCTGGTGGCCGAGGTGGAGCGCAACCTCCGCAACTTCGACGAGGTGACGCGCTTCCTGTCCGTGAAGCTGGCGGACGAGGTGGATCCCGAGACCCGTCCGGTGCTCGAGGATGTGAAGCTGGCTGGCGACGTCGAGGAGACGCGTCCGGGTGCCGCGCCGGTCGAGCGCGTGGCGGCCGAGGACATCCCCGAGTCGGCTGATGAGGAGGCCACCGAGGAGGCTTGA
- the pth gene encoding aminoacyl-tRNA hydrolase yields the protein MKLICGLGNPGREYERHRHNIGFMVVEALLSRARAELNQEKFQARVGQGTLGGEKVLFLEPQTYMNLSGRSLAEAARFYKVAVEDILVIHDELDLPFGRLQLKAGGGSGGHNGLKSSVSSLGADGFIRLRFGIGKPQGPNAKDRVAGYVLSNFDDGERRQLDDLIAQAADAADTWVRDGLATAMNRYNKRAP from the coding sequence ATGAAGCTCATTTGTGGACTGGGCAATCCCGGGCGCGAGTACGAGCGGCACCGGCACAACATCGGATTCATGGTGGTGGAGGCGCTGCTGTCGCGGGCGCGCGCCGAGCTCAACCAGGAGAAGTTCCAGGCCCGGGTGGGCCAGGGCACCCTGGGGGGCGAGAAGGTCCTCTTCCTGGAGCCGCAGACGTACATGAACCTGTCCGGCCGCTCGCTGGCCGAGGCGGCGCGCTTCTACAAGGTGGCGGTGGAGGACATCCTCGTCATCCACGACGAGTTGGATCTGCCCTTCGGGCGGCTGCAGCTGAAGGCGGGCGGGGGCAGCGGAGGCCACAACGGGCTGAAGAGCAGCGTGTCCAGCCTGGGGGCGGACGGCTTCATCCGGCTGCGCTTCGGCATCGGCAAGCCGCAGGGCCCCAATGCCAAGGACCGGGTGGCCGGGTACGTGCTGTCCAACTTCGATGACGGCGAGCGCCGGCAGCTGGACGATCTGATCGCCCAGGCGGCGGACGCGGCCGACACCTGGGTGCGCGACGGGCTGGCGACGGCGATGAACCGGTACAACAAGCGGGCGCCTTGA
- a CDS encoding 50S ribosomal protein L25/general stress protein Ctc has translation MSIDKSTLEVKAREGAGKGAARRLRAQGLVPAVVYGKHLEKPLSVAVDPKSVRQAINTPHKFNTLITLKGVGAEQQVLFKDYQQDPVTREILHVDFIAVREDEQVKVNVPVVLSGRAEGVAEGGLLTQIRREIEVWAKPRAIPEKIEVDVTSLKIAQALHINDVKLPEGITVKSNVNYTLAVISAPEGAVEAAPAAAAAAAPAAAAAKPAAGAAAKPAAGAAAKPAAGAKK, from the coding sequence ATGTCCATCGACAAGAGCACGCTCGAGGTGAAGGCCCGTGAGGGCGCTGGCAAGGGCGCCGCGCGCCGTCTGCGCGCCCAGGGCCTGGTGCCCGCCGTCGTCTACGGCAAGCACCTGGAGAAGCCGCTGAGCGTCGCCGTCGACCCGAAGTCCGTGCGTCAGGCCATCAACACCCCGCACAAGTTCAACACCCTCATCACCCTCAAGGGCGTGGGTGCCGAGCAGCAGGTCCTCTTCAAGGACTACCAGCAGGATCCGGTCACGCGTGAGATCCTCCACGTGGACTTCATCGCCGTCCGCGAGGACGAGCAGGTGAAGGTGAACGTGCCCGTGGTGCTCAGCGGCAGGGCCGAGGGCGTGGCCGAGGGTGGTCTGCTCACGCAGATCCGCCGTGAGATCGAGGTCTGGGCCAAGCCGCGCGCCATCCCCGAGAAGATCGAGGTGGACGTGACGTCGCTGAAGATCGCCCAGGCGCTCCACATCAACGATGTGAAGCTGCCCGAGGGCATCACGGTGAAGTCGAACGTGAACTACACGCTGGCCGTCATCAGCGCGCCCGAGGGCGCGGTCGAGGCGGCTCCGGCGGCGGCGGCGGCTGCTGCTCCGGCGGCGGCGGCGGCCAAGCCCGCGGCGGGTGCGGCGGCCAAGCCGGCGGCCGGTGCCGCGGCCAAGCCGGCGGCTGGCGCGAAGAAGTAA
- a CDS encoding ribose-phosphate pyrophosphokinase: MQQPRDFKVFTGSSNPGLAHRICDYLKRPLGKASVGRFSDGEIHVEIGENVRGLDIFIVQSTCPPANDHLMELLIMCDALKRASAGSINAVIPYYGYARQDRKVAPRTPITAKLIADLLEVAGATRVVSMDMHAGQIQGFFNIPSDHLYASPVFLDDLRKKFPDSQDLVIVSPDAGGVERARAYSKRLNCGLAIIDKRRPRPNASEVMNLIGDVNGKDAVLVDDMVDTAGTLTQAAAALKDRGARRVMAYAVHPILSGPAIQRIQDSTLEEVVFTDTVPLSPAAQASGKMRVLTTERLFGEAIARIHRADSLSSLFV; the protein is encoded by the coding sequence ATGCAGCAGCCGCGAGACTTCAAGGTGTTCACCGGGAGCTCCAACCCGGGTCTGGCCCACCGCATCTGCGACTACCTCAAGCGTCCCTTGGGGAAGGCGTCGGTGGGCCGTTTCTCCGACGGGGAAATCCACGTGGAGATCGGTGAGAACGTCCGCGGCCTGGACATCTTCATCGTCCAGTCCACCTGCCCGCCGGCGAACGACCACCTGATGGAGCTGCTCATCATGTGCGACGCGCTCAAGCGCGCGAGCGCCGGCTCCATCAACGCCGTCATCCCCTACTACGGGTATGCCCGGCAGGACCGGAAGGTGGCCCCGCGCACGCCCATCACCGCCAAGCTGATCGCGGATCTGCTGGAGGTGGCCGGCGCCACGCGCGTGGTGTCCATGGACATGCACGCCGGGCAGATCCAGGGCTTCTTCAACATCCCCTCGGATCACCTCTACGCCTCGCCGGTCTTCCTGGACGATCTGCGCAAGAAGTTCCCCGACTCGCAGGACCTGGTCATCGTCTCGCCGGACGCGGGCGGCGTGGAGCGGGCGCGCGCCTACTCCAAGCGGCTCAACTGCGGCCTGGCCATCATCGACAAGCGCCGGCCGCGCCCCAACGCCTCCGAGGTGATGAACCTCATCGGCGACGTGAACGGCAAGGACGCGGTGCTGGTGGACGACATGGTGGACACCGCGGGCACGCTCACCCAGGCCGCCGCCGCCCTGAAGGACCGGGGCGCGCGCCGGGTGATGGCCTACGCCGTCCACCCCATCCTCTCCGGGCCCGCCATCCAGCGCATCCAGGACTCCACGCTGGAGGAGGTCGTCTTCACGGACACGGTCCCCCTGTCGCCCGCCGCCCAGGCGAGCGGCAAGATGCGCGTGCTCACCACCGAGCGTCTCTTCGGTGAGGCCATCGCCCGCATCCACCGCGCCGACTCGCTCAGCTCCCTCTTCGTCTAG
- the spoVG gene encoding septation regulator SpoVG gives MNITDVKVYPVEEDKLKAYVTITLDHCFVIRDLKVIHGASGLFIAMPAKRRKDGTYKDIAHPLNADTRNQMERTILIEYERHLQTAAGGATVFQAAEHD, from the coding sequence ATGAACATCACCGACGTCAAGGTGTACCCGGTCGAAGAGGATAAGCTGAAGGCCTACGTGACCATCACCCTGGATCACTGCTTCGTGATCCGGGATTTGAAGGTCATCCATGGAGCGTCTGGACTCTTCATCGCCATGCCGGCCAAGCGGCGGAAGGACGGGACGTACAAGGACATCGCTCATCCGCTCAACGCGGACACGCGCAACCAGATGGAGCGGACCATCCTCATAGAATACGAGCGGCACCTGCAGACAGCCGCCGGGGGAGCAACCGTCTTCCAGGCGGCTGAGCACGACTGA
- a CDS encoding DUF5658 family protein — protein MAATQATHGAGIDGASFHITPAAVLLLVLNLLDGLFTLTFLQLDVAEELNPLMRVAYEHSPLAFMAVKVTIVSLGLTLLCLHRSLRISQRAIQAGAALYCVIDVYHLAFLAHLCQRGIG, from the coding sequence GTGGCGGCGACGCAGGCGACACACGGGGCGGGGATCGACGGGGCTTCCTTCCACATCACTCCGGCGGCGGTGCTGCTGCTGGTGCTCAACCTGCTGGATGGGCTCTTCACCCTCACCTTTTTACAGCTGGATGTGGCCGAGGAGCTCAACCCACTGATGCGGGTGGCCTATGAGCACTCACCCCTGGCCTTCATGGCCGTCAAGGTGACGATCGTCAGCCTGGGGCTGACGCTGCTGTGCCTGCACCGCTCGTTGAGGATCAGCCAGCGGGCCATCCAGGCGGGCGCGGCGCTCTACTGCGTCATCGATGTGTACCACCTCGCCTTCCTGGCCCATCTCTGTCAGCGAGGCATCGGTTGA